In a genomic window of Nostoc sp. UHCC 0870:
- a CDS encoding mechanosensitive ion channel family protein produces MNVEISALLEQIQKMFNGFMSLLPNIILALIVFAVFIFIGRQIKRIVKRLTRHHRYARNLGMVLGRLAQGATVLVGLFISLSIVIPTLKAGDLVQLLGISGVAIGFAFRDILQNFLAGILILLTEPFQIDDQIVFKGFEGTVENIETRATTIRTYDGRRIVIPNSELFTNSVTVNTAFDHRRLEYDIGVGYGDDLEQTKQLMLEAIHSVDVVLKDPAPDVLVMELAESTVNIRARWWIKPPFRLDALESRDKVISAIKQKLYVEHGIDLPYPTRQILFHDQTEETDGDRSRQREGWPAGKKEVPKPRSISGSLRRLAEGGNGKVDTPTGKEQS; encoded by the coding sequence ATGAATGTAGAGATATCTGCACTTTTGGAGCAAATCCAAAAAATGTTTAACGGCTTCATGTCGTTGCTACCGAATATCATCCTGGCGTTAATTGTATTTGCAGTATTTATTTTTATAGGCAGGCAAATTAAGCGTATAGTCAAACGCTTAACTCGTCATCACCGTTATGCTCGTAATTTAGGTATGGTGTTGGGAAGATTGGCACAAGGTGCAACGGTTTTAGTAGGGTTATTTATCTCCTTATCTATTGTCATACCAACACTTAAAGCCGGGGATTTGGTACAGTTATTGGGAATTAGTGGGGTAGCAATTGGTTTTGCATTTCGGGATATTCTGCAAAACTTTTTAGCGGGTATTTTAATTTTATTAACAGAACCTTTTCAAATTGATGATCAAATTGTTTTTAAAGGTTTTGAGGGGACAGTAGAAAATATTGAAACACGGGCTACCACTATTAGAACTTATGATGGTCGCAGAATTGTCATCCCCAATTCTGAGTTATTTACTAATTCCGTGACTGTGAATACTGCCTTTGATCATCGGCGATTGGAATATGATATTGGTGTCGGCTATGGGGATGATTTAGAGCAGACAAAGCAGTTGATGCTGGAAGCAATACATAGTGTAGATGTAGTGTTAAAAGACCCAGCCCCAGATGTATTGGTGATGGAACTAGCGGAAAGTACAGTAAATATTCGTGCTAGGTGGTGGATTAAACCGCCTTTTAGGTTAGATGCACTAGAGTCACGAGATAAAGTCATCTCTGCAATCAAGCAAAAACTGTATGTGGAACATGGCATAGATTTACCATATCCTACTAGACAAATTTTATTCCATGACCAAACCGAAGAGACAGACGGCGATCGCTCCCGTCAACGTGAAGGATGGCCTGCGGGTAAGAAAGAAGTTCCCAAACCTCGCAGTATTAGCGGTTCGCTGCGACGTTTGGCTGAGGGGGGTAACGGTAAAGTAGACACTCCCACAGGTAAGGAACAGTCATGA
- a CDS encoding DUF2254 domain-containing protein: MNNVRLRKLWDALHSSYWFLPSLMVLMAIALSFIMLTLDRSIGFGDWSLIYTGGPDGAREVLSAIAGSMVSVAATAFSITIVALQLAAANFGPRLLRNFMQDTGNQIVLGTFIATFIYCLLVLRTIYSEGYNPFVPHLSVTFGIVLAIFSIGVLIYFIHHASTIIQASHVIHSVSEDLHKAVDRLFPEKIGMSPPPNPQHTEILPEDFESLACPVGAKRNGYLQFIDDQELLKIACKHNLLLRLELRPGKFVIEDSILVMAFPSKRVNQKLIDEINKAFILGRERTEQQDVEFPVNQLVEIAVRALSPGINDPFTAIRCVDRLCAGMCYLVQRKCPSPYRYDRDRQLRIIAEPVTFAGVMDNAFNPIRQYARSDAAVTIHLLEAIARIAQYTNNPEYLAILRRHADMIERGALLSSQIVS, translated from the coding sequence ATGAATAACGTGCGTTTGAGAAAGTTATGGGATGCACTCCATTCTAGCTACTGGTTTTTACCTAGCTTAATGGTTTTGATGGCGATCGCTCTATCATTTATTATGCTCACCCTTGATCGCTCCATCGGGTTTGGAGATTGGAGTTTAATTTATACAGGCGGCCCCGATGGTGCAAGAGAGGTACTTTCCGCCATCGCCGGCTCAATGGTAAGTGTAGCAGCTACAGCTTTCTCAATTACCATTGTCGCACTGCAACTAGCGGCTGCTAACTTTGGCCCCCGATTGCTACGCAATTTTATGCAGGACACAGGTAATCAAATAGTATTAGGTACATTTATTGCTACCTTTATTTACTGCTTACTGGTACTGCGGACTATCTACAGTGAGGGCTATAACCCGTTTGTACCTCATTTGTCTGTGACATTTGGGATTGTGCTAGCCATCTTCAGTATTGGGGTGTTAATTTACTTCATCCATCACGCCTCAACAATCATTCAAGCTTCTCATGTGATTCATAGTGTGAGTGAGGATTTACACAAAGCCGTTGATCGTTTGTTCCCCGAAAAAATTGGGATGAGTCCACCACCAAACCCACAACACACAGAAATACTTCCTGAAGATTTCGAGTCCTTGGCTTGTCCCGTTGGTGCTAAACGCAATGGTTATCTGCAATTTATCGATGACCAAGAATTACTAAAAATTGCTTGTAAGCATAATCTACTACTACGGTTGGAATTACGACCAGGAAAGTTTGTGATTGAAGATAGCATTCTCGTCATGGCTTTCCCATCTAAACGGGTAAATCAAAAACTCATTGATGAAATCAACAAAGCTTTTATCTTGGGTAGAGAACGCACTGAACAACAAGATGTAGAGTTTCCCGTGAATCAGTTGGTAGAAATAGCAGTGCGTGCGCTGTCTCCGGGAATTAACGATCCTTTTACGGCTATCCGGTGCGTTGATAGATTGTGCGCGGGGATGTGCTATTTAGTCCAAAGAAAATGTCCTTCACCCTATCGTTACGATCGCGATCGCCAATTACGCATCATCGCTGAACCCGTCACCTTTGCTGGAGTGATGGATAATGCTTTCAACCCCATTCGTCAGTATGCCCGTAGTGATGCAGCCGTGACCATTCATCTTTTAGAAGCGATCGCCCGTATTGCCCAGTATACCAACAATCCCGAATACCTAGCTATTCTGCGTCGTCACGCTGACATGATTGAACGGGGAGCTTTACTAAGTAGCCAAATTGTTAGCTAA
- the speB gene encoding agmatinase SpeB, with translation MSNQLQDYNPSGVGEINGNLLGLPCDYDSANLIVFAVPWEVTVSYGAGTANGPQRILDASIQMDLFDFDNPDGWKQGIFLVEIPQDILEKNDYYRDLAAQIIERLAQGKELTDTPDLTPVLTEINQASEQVNQWLFTQCQAAINKGKQVAVIGGDHSSPLGYFQALAAKYPNFGILHIDAHADLRDAYEGFEFSHASIMFNAMKIPEISKLVQVGLRDICHDEVQIIDQSNSRIVAYYDPAIQQRLYSGTTWINLCQEIINHLPEYVHISFDVDGLDPKLCPNTGTPVPGGLELEQSFCLFRELAKSGRKIIGFDVCEVGDAEWDGNVGARIVYKLANLMDLSQQ, from the coding sequence ATGAGTAATCAACTTCAAGACTATAATCCTAGCGGCGTAGGCGAAATTAACGGTAATCTCTTGGGTTTACCTTGTGATTATGACTCTGCGAACTTAATTGTTTTTGCTGTACCTTGGGAAGTTACTGTTTCCTATGGTGCAGGTACAGCTAACGGGCCACAGCGTATTCTTGATGCTTCCATTCAAATGGATTTATTTGACTTCGACAACCCTGATGGCTGGAAACAAGGAATTTTTCTAGTAGAAATTCCCCAAGATATTCTAGAGAAAAATGATTACTATCGTGACTTAGCTGCACAAATTATTGAACGATTAGCGCAAGGTAAAGAATTAACAGACACACCTGATTTAACACCTGTTTTAACAGAAATTAATCAGGCTTCTGAACAAGTGAATCAATGGCTATTTACACAGTGTCAAGCAGCAATAAATAAGGGGAAACAAGTTGCTGTGATTGGTGGTGATCATAGTTCACCATTAGGTTATTTCCAAGCCTTAGCAGCTAAATATCCCAACTTTGGCATTCTACACATTGATGCACACGCAGATTTACGTGATGCCTATGAAGGATTTGAATTTTCCCATGCTTCTATCATGTTTAATGCAATGAAAATACCGGAAATTTCCAAATTAGTGCAGGTAGGTTTGCGTGATATTTGTCATGATGAAGTGCAAATAATTGACCAATCAAATAGTCGAATTGTGGCATATTATGACCCAGCTATTCAACAGAGGCTATATTCGGGAACAACCTGGATAAATTTATGCCAAGAAATTATTAACCATTTACCAGAATATGTTCACATTAGCTTTGATGTAGACGGTTTAGATCCCAAACTTTGTCCAAATACGGGTACTCCTGTTCCTGGAGGTTTGGAATTAGAACAAAGTTTTTGTTTGTTCCGAGAATTGGCGAAGAGTGGGAGAAAAATTATTGGTTTTGATGTGTGTGAAGTTGGTGATGCTGAGTGGGATGGTAATGTCGGGGCGCGAATTGTTTACAAACTTGCCAATTTAATGGATTTATCTCAGCAATAA